One window of Desulfarculus baarsii DSM 2075 genomic DNA carries:
- a CDS encoding N-acyl homoserine lactonase family protein: MSSYVIHPIVCGLNATDQGVMTYLRHYGKAIHIPIYVFYLEGGDKKILIDSGLEDFLIPEGLEDELGLRVEYLEDGLARLGVTPEEIDIIIHTHLHNDHCENDGMFPNAKIYVQRAELEFCRHPHPLDHRYDADYLEGCAIVELDGPAEVAPGVSVLPTPGHSPGGQSVVVQTAQSGKALITGFCCNDKNFPPSGPAVAPGVHTDAIQAWESANLVKSMLESGQIDLLIPCHALWPGQKGPIA, from the coding sequence ATGTCGTCCTATGTCATTCACCCCATCGTCTGCGGGCTAAACGCCACCGATCAGGGCGTGATGACCTATCTGCGCCATTATGGCAAGGCTATCCACATCCCGATCTACGTGTTTTACCTGGAGGGCGGCGACAAAAAGATCCTCATCGACAGCGGGCTGGAGGATTTCCTGATCCCCGAGGGCCTGGAGGACGAGTTGGGCCTGCGGGTGGAGTATCTGGAGGACGGCTTGGCGCGGTTGGGCGTGACGCCGGAGGAGATCGACATCATCATCCACACCCATCTGCACAACGATCACTGCGAAAACGACGGCATGTTCCCCAACGCCAAGATTTACGTCCAGCGGGCCGAGCTGGAGTTTTGCCGCCACCCGCACCCGCTGGACCACCGCTACGACGCCGATTATCTGGAAGGCTGCGCGATCGTGGAACTGGACGGTCCGGCCGAGGTGGCCCCGGGGGTCAGCGTGCTGCCGACGCCTGGGCATTCGCCGGGCGGGCAGTCGGTGGTGGTGCAAACGGCCCAGTCCGGCAAGGCGCTCATCACCGGATTCTGCTGCAACGACAAGAACTTCCCACCGTCCGGCCCGGCGGTGGCCCCCGGCGTGCACACCGACGCCATCCAGGCCTGGGAGTCGGCCAACCTGGTCAAATCCATGCTGGAGTCTGGCCAGATAGACCTGCTGATCCCCTGTCACGCCCTGTGGCCGGGCCAAAAGGGCCCGATCGCCTGA
- a CDS encoding FAD-dependent oxidoreductase, translating into MSLNVLIIGAVAAGPKAGCRIKRLEPDANVTMLDRDNYISYGGCGIPYYVSGDVADLKGLLSTSFHMVRDPQFFKGAKGVDVQTGVEALAIDRAAKKVRVKDLASGHENDLAYDKLVLATGARPFTPPIAGANLQGVWPVGDLHHAQAIKHAVAQGGVGAAAIIGAGATGLEMAEALADLWGVEVHIIERQDQFLLGVLDPDIARMLQTHMAAQDGVSLHLGADVGGILADDEGKARAVVVDGQEIAVDMVIMATGVRPNDELARAAGLELAQRGGIKVNERMQTSDPDIYAAGDCVSVKNILSGKDAYVPAGSLANRMGRVVGTNVCGGQATFPGVLGSFCIKLFGLSAARTGLNEVEARAMGLDVVAPLVVQADRAHFHPDMAMMYVKLVVEKNSRRLLGLSALGDNGDAVVGRVNAMAGLLAKGGELADLSNLELAYSPPLGAAMDILNTAANVAENMIEGRLRSIAIDEFAKRLASDDSCVIVDVRAIDNAGPYLEQLAPKWRHLPQETIAGREGEVPQDRDVLLICNSGARSYEAMRQLAGAGVTNTYNVGGGVAAVKKWGEPILAPKDEN; encoded by the coding sequence GTGAGCCTGAACGTATTGATCATCGGCGCGGTGGCCGCCGGGCCCAAGGCCGGTTGCCGCATCAAACGGCTGGAGCCTGACGCCAATGTGACCATGCTCGACCGCGACAACTATATTTCCTACGGCGGTTGCGGCATTCCCTATTATGTCAGCGGCGACGTGGCCGATCTGAAGGGCCTTTTGTCCACCAGCTTCCACATGGTGCGCGATCCGCAATTTTTCAAGGGCGCCAAGGGCGTGGACGTGCAAACCGGCGTGGAGGCCCTGGCCATCGACCGGGCGGCCAAAAAAGTGCGCGTGAAGGATTTGGCCAGCGGCCACGAGAACGATTTGGCCTATGACAAGCTGGTGCTGGCCACCGGCGCGCGGCCGTTCACGCCGCCCATCGCCGGGGCCAACCTGCAAGGCGTCTGGCCGGTGGGCGACCTGCACCACGCCCAGGCCATCAAGCACGCCGTGGCTCAGGGCGGCGTCGGCGCGGCGGCGATCATCGGCGCGGGGGCCACCGGTCTGGAGATGGCCGAGGCCCTGGCCGATCTCTGGGGCGTGGAGGTGCATATCATCGAGCGCCAGGATCAATTCCTGCTCGGCGTCCTCGACCCGGACATCGCCCGCATGCTGCAAACCCACATGGCCGCCCAGGACGGCGTGAGCTTGCATCTGGGCGCCGATGTCGGCGGCATTTTGGCCGACGATGAGGGCAAGGCGCGCGCCGTGGTCGTCGACGGCCAGGAGATCGCCGTGGACATGGTGATCATGGCTACCGGCGTGCGGCCCAACGACGAACTGGCCCGCGCCGCCGGCCTGGAACTGGCCCAACGCGGCGGGATCAAGGTCAACGAGCGCATGCAGACCTCCGATCCCGACATCTACGCCGCCGGCGACTGCGTCAGCGTCAAGAACATCCTTAGCGGCAAGGACGCCTATGTGCCCGCCGGCAGTCTGGCCAACCGCATGGGCCGGGTGGTGGGCACGAACGTCTGCGGTGGCCAGGCCACCTTCCCCGGTGTGCTGGGCAGCTTTTGCATCAAGCTCTTTGGCCTTTCGGCCGCCCGCACCGGCCTCAACGAGGTCGAGGCCCGGGCCATGGGCCTGGATGTGGTCGCTCCGCTGGTGGTCCAGGCCGACCGGGCCCATTTTCACCCGGACATGGCCATGATGTATGTCAAACTGGTGGTGGAGAAAAACAGCCGCCGTTTGCTGGGCCTGAGCGCCCTGGGCGACAACGGCGACGCGGTGGTGGGCCGGGTCAACGCCATGGCCGGGCTGTTGGCCAAGGGCGGCGAGTTGGCCGATCTGTCCAACCTGGAGCTGGCCTACAGCCCGCCGTTGGGCGCGGCGATGGATATTCTTAACACCGCCGCCAACGTTGCCGAAAACATGATCGAGGGCCGGCTGCGTTCGATTGCCATCGACGAATTCGCCAAGCGCCTGGCGAGCGACGATTCGTGTGTGATCGTCGACGTGCGGGCCATCGACAACGCCGGGCCCTATCTGGAGCAACTGGCCCCTAAATGGCGGCATTTGCCCCAGGAAACCATTGCCGGCCGCGAGGGCGAGGTTCCCCAAGACCGCGACGTGCTCTTGATCTGCAACTCGGGCGCGCGGTCTTACGAGGCCATGCGTCAACTGGCCGGCGCTGGCGTGACCAACACCTACAATGTTGGCGGCGGCGTGGCGGCGGTCAAGAAATGGGGCGAGCCGATCCTGGCTCCCAAGGACGAAAATTAG
- a CDS encoding TatD family hydrolase yields the protein MKIVDTHAHLDMLKHPGPAVKRARDAGVAQVVAVGIDLESSLKAAQLSRELGGVFCTVGMHPNNAAYTERSVWSELKRLALTAPAVAIGECGLDYYRDRTPKDIQREVFAQQIALATDLGLPLIVHDRQAHEDTLAMLKEQHAGRIGGVVHCFSGDAAVAKKVLDLGFHIGVTGVLTYPANQELRDLVKLVPSDRLLIETDCPFLAPQAMRGKPNEPSYLVHTLAELATCLGREPEEVAAATTDAARRLFGLPELGE from the coding sequence ATGAAAATCGTCGATACCCACGCCCATCTGGATATGCTCAAACACCCCGGCCCGGCGGTGAAAAGGGCCCGCGACGCCGGCGTGGCCCAGGTCGTGGCCGTGGGCATCGACCTGGAGTCGTCGCTGAAGGCGGCCCAGCTTTCCCGCGAGTTGGGCGGCGTGTTCTGCACCGTGGGCATGCACCCCAACAACGCCGCCTACACCGAACGCAGCGTCTGGAGCGAGCTAAAGCGCCTGGCCCTGACCGCCCCGGCCGTGGCCATCGGCGAATGCGGCCTGGATTATTACCGCGACCGCACGCCCAAAGACATCCAGCGCGAGGTCTTTGCCCAGCAGATCGCCCTGGCCACCGACCTGGGCCTGCCCCTGATCGTCCACGACCGCCAGGCCCACGAAGACACCCTGGCCATGCTCAAGGAGCAGCACGCCGGCCGCATCGGCGGGGTGGTGCACTGTTTTTCCGGCGACGCGGCCGTTGCCAAAAAGGTGCTGGACCTGGGCTTTCACATCGGCGTCACCGGCGTGTTGACCTACCCAGCCAACCAGGAGTTGCGCGATCTGGTCAAACTCGTGCCCAGCGACCGCCTGCTCATCGAGACCGACTGTCCCTTTTTGGCCCCCCAGGCCATGCGCGGCAAGCCCAACGAGCCGTCCTATCTGGTCCACACCCTGGCCGAGTTGGCTACTTGCCTGGGCCGCGAACCCGAGGAAGTGGCCGCCGCCACCACCGACGCCGCCCGCCGCTTGTTCGGCCTGCCCGAGCTGGGAGAATAG